From the Desulfonatronum thiosulfatophilum genome, one window contains:
- a CDS encoding single-stranded DNA-binding protein has protein sequence MSGSLNKVILVGRLGQDPKLAYTQSGQPVANFTLATDESYTDKDGQKVDKAEWHRVVVWGKQSEFVGNYLSKGRLVMVEGKLQTRKWQDQQGQDRYTTEIVAQRVQAMDSKGQRTEEAPMPDDRNLQDRAPQPSEVSGMDDVPF, from the coding sequence ATGAGCGGATCGCTAAATAAGGTCATACTCGTCGGTAGACTCGGACAAGACCCAAAACTTGCCTATACCCAAAGCGGGCAGCCTGTAGCCAATTTCACGTTGGCCACGGATGAGTCCTATACGGACAAAGACGGTCAGAAAGTTGACAAAGCGGAATGGCACCGGGTCGTGGTTTGGGGCAAACAATCAGAGTTTGTGGGCAATTACCTGTCTAAAGGACGATTGGTGATGGTCGAAGGCAAATTGCAAACCCGTAAGTGGCAGGATCAACAGGGCCAGGATCGGTATACCACCGAAATCGTCGCCCAGCGTGTTCAGGCAATGGATTCCAAGGGCCAGCGCACTGAAGAAGCTCCCATGCCTGATGATCGCAACCTCCAGGATCGTGCCCCGCAACCTTCCGAAGTCAGTGGGATGGACGACGTGCCTTTCTAG